The sequence CCATTCAGTGACAGCAGGAACCACCGAGTGCATGACCATTGGCCTACTTTTATAGCGCTATATCGAAAACTAATATGATTTCTTTTTATGAGGCACAAAGAAGTTTAGCATCcgattaaattatgtataaataagACTCCAGTTGGTGTGGGGAAAACTAATAAATCTAAGTTATATgcgcgtttaaatatatatatatatatatatatatatatatatatatatatatatatatatatatatatatatatatatataatatatatatatatatatatatatatatatatatatatatatatatatataaggcaccagccacccgttgagatactaccgctagagagttatgggggtcttttgactggccagacaatagtacattggattcttctctctagttacggttcattttccctttgcctaacacatacactgaatagtctggcctattccttacacatccacttctgtcctcatacacctgacaacgcagattaccaaacaattcttcttactgctctgtaattgttcagtgaccacttttctctttgtaagggtagaatagactctttagctatggtaaacagctcttttaggagaaggacactccaaaatcaaaccattgttctcttatcttagatagtgccatagcctttgtaccatggtcttccactgtcttgggttcgagttttcttgcttgtgggtacactcttactattttatcttatttctcttcctcttattttgttgaagtttttatagtttatataggatatatttactttaatctcgttgctattctgaaaatattttatttttctttgtttcctctcctcactgagctattttccctgttggagcccctgggcttatagcatcctgcttttccaattagggttgtagcttagcaagtaataataaataaatatatatatatatatatatatatatatatatatatatatatatatatatatatatatatatatatattatgtatatatatatatatatatataattatttctgtatatatatatatatatatatatatatatatatatatatatatatatatatgagtgtgtgtgtgtacgtgtgtgtaatgaagaaaaggcattaaccgattggagagctgtaaatagtagattattactagcaaagttcaaatcaaagcagtgtaatgtgTATTATAGTTTGGTATGCACCTATAAATTATTCCCCAgaagaaagtaaagatgaatactatggatAAATGCAGAGtaaaatagatgagatccctgagagagatatgaaaattgtgattggcgacttccaTGCTAAAATTGAAAGgattaatcaagggatagagaaggtgatgggtgttgagggtcttggcaaagttgcaaatgaaaatggaactcaTTTGGTAAGTTTTTGCtcaacaaacaattttgtcataggaggtactctttttcaacacaagaacatccataaatatacatggatttcaccaagtggcaattacaaaaatcagatagatcacattgccattaataaagagagaaggaggaatctgagaaatgtaagaagctatagaggtgcagatattggtagtgatcaccagctcctcattgccacactgaaatcaaaactgaaaacacccaacagaaaggtagatagatctAATTCATGGGTTTGATACaagtaagcttttagaagaagagcatagagaaacatttgtaaCTTAATGCAGGAAttaatttgtagtcttagagactttaagagacaaagagcaaacAATTGTGGaaaaattgtgtgatattaagaacatatatcagtcagatggTAGTGTAGTCTTGGgatacgcagttacaaggagaaagccatgggtatcaaatgatacactggatactataaaaaggagtcaaagacagaaagtgattgttgaaagttttcgaggaagtaatgaaaattacaaggtaaagcatgctaagtattccagtattgataatgaggtcaaaagaaaagccagggatagctggggagaatatttagacggtaaagcagatgaggctgacaaagctaagaattcaggaagtggctatggtgtaagaatctctcatagaattattaatgaaatctcgactggggcaaagaagaagaaacatataccaatcaaaaagagagatggatctgttataacaacagaagatgaaagacaacgttggatggaacactttagtgaggttatgaataggagatatgaagggaataatttgattgatatacctgaagctgatgaagatcttgatgtgctgatgaatgaattcagtgtgtttgaagtcgaaactatccccCCAAAAAACTAAAGaggtggaaagcccctggatacgatggaataactttcgagatgatactggccgaaaatgaagtgactcccagactacttataagattgttttgtagacaaaacctgataaatgggagttaggagtgttggtgaaaattacaaaaaaaggagaaggagacctgattgattgcaataattacagaggcataacaattacgtcagttgttatgaaaatatacaatatgcttattctaaagagactggagagaaagagtgatgaaaagctgagagatgaacaagcaggatttagaaaaaggtagaagttgcactgaccaacttttcattttatggcatgttgtacagcaatacatagaatatagaaatctacttttgatggcatttgtggcctatgttaaagcctatgatagtgtgcactcgccaattttgtggagagtcctgtgttattatggaattcctcttaaatctgtgaatttgattaagtctgttcatgagcatagcaaatgcaaagttaatattagtggagtcttatcaaatgaatttccagtgaacactggagaactccaagggaatgtgatgtcacgtttgttgtttatcctcctcatgaattttatgtgtagaacagtcggagataatggagaaggattggattggattggtgaaaggaatttagcagacctagagtgtgttgatgatgctgtccttgttaacagaatactacaggatttacaatgcttgcttaccagtatgcatgaaatatcacacgaggtcgggctcaagataaatagaagaaagacaggtatgatgagaacggagtatgcaatagtatacgaaatatcattggaatgagaaaagactaatgaggtaggatcatttaagtatttaggaactataatctccattacagggtcttttgaattagagtttaatgaaagatttaaaatagcaaatcagacaatggctaggttaagtaaaatttggaaatcaagtcgcctgaaattatatataaaaatcagactatatatcagtttaatgagattggtgttactctatagacatgagtcatggtatgacgacgaaacaatctccaatagatttagtagatttgagaacaaagccctcagaaggatattgggagttagatggctggacaggattagaaatgaaactataagagattactcgagtgccatatggagCCGAGATAGGCAGTCCTTCGCATTTCCCTTTTCTTTGTACTGTTCGCTGAAGGGAATGATATTTTGGAAGAAGAGCAACTGCTTCAGGTTGCAAATTAAGCTGGGTCTCTTGAATGATTCGTCTTGGTGGATCATTTGATGTTGCGGCCCTTTCACGAAGCCTCATTATAGATAAGCTAGCAGCTGACTTTGCAGGATCCGGCACATGGTTGTGATCACTGGCAGATGTGCATTCATCTCCACAAACGTATATTCTTCCTTTGCGCGTTCCTATTACACAGCGCCAAGATTCTTTCCCACTCTTCAGCACTCTGTCGAGTCTGTAAACATAGCCTTGGtgtaataaatttacttttcctttggtagatgttagcttctccataccgtgggtttcaagaaataaatatattcaagtaatatccctttaagaaagttttgtttacattcctaaaagttttgtttatatttcctaaaagggataattccaagttttaatgttaataaccaaacgactgtaattatatttaacattggagagagagagagagagagagagagagagagagagagagagagagagagagagagacattttggcgctcaactgtcagcgctcaaatgttactgcgcttaagtgtcttgcgctcatacgtcggcgctcatttgccggcgcttatttgtcttgcgctcaaacgtcgtcgcacgtgccatatgtggatgagattatgatgaggggtagatggagatagtttgggcatgctctttgcactccccaagagagattaattcatcaaacgttcagctgggttccacaaggctctAGCAgggtttgaagacccagacctacatggctgaggactatgaagcacgaagtaagagatgatgaatggagaagtattgaattaaaagctcaagacaattggcgaaatctaaccaaggctctttgcattGTAAGGACaatgagacaagcgtcaccaagatcaactgatactttattcgaatgtgcacggaagtatattacaaggtgcggacggaaaggtaggatgacgttggcgccaaatcagattgaagtgcccgttaaaatatatgtgttttcttacacttacaaatatatgaattatgggttaacagaaacatgttatgaaatgatacatatatcaaaatgtagctctgatagagcggaatatatatacataggaaaccacagagtggtgaagagagaatttaaataaataagtagtttgtcgattttctggacgacgaagggatcggtgtccttacaagtactccccccccccaagacatcgggcggcgtagagggctgatgatcaatcttcgtatcttttcgggcgtcggagggttcctcttgtttttgaacggaggggcgcgctggcggtcggtgtaaggatctcttcctcttgtcgtcgtttgatgatttttctttcgttgggcggcttgttttgaggcggaactctggatctgccaggtccagcggaggcggtgtcgttTCCtttgagaaacgctggtttcacgcggtctattgagacccagtcctcttggccatggacgttgagaaggaaggctttcgttgtctttttaattacccggtagggacctcgataaggtctagtcagtggttgtcgatgagcgtcgacacggacgaaaacgtacctgcagtcatccaggctttttggcttgaagtgcttggttctgtcctggtaagttttgagacacggcctgaacttcctggcgatgtcccttaggtgatccagctgcgtgttgtcggttgatgagggaaagaattcgccaggaactgcgagcgcttcaacgtaaaccttttcggcgggcgaaggttcgccgtctgcgcgaggggcggtgcgaaggccgaggagtacccaaggaagtcgtgatttccagtccccgtcggtgcagctcgccatcagggatgccttgagggcgcggtgagttctttcgaccatgcagtttgccgcggggttgtatgccgtggtgctgtggagcgtcgttcccatcaggttcgccaaagcgagccatatttctgagaggaaagcgggtcctctgtcagtcgtgatgtcgtcaggaacgccaaacctgctcacccagcttgacaggagggcttcggcgcatgcctgagtcgtagcttcggtcatcggcgatgcctccaaccacctcgtggagcgatcgatgatcgtaagtaggtagccaGCGGATCctgaagggggcaatggtcccacgacgtcgatgtgtatatggccgaaacgtctttttggctggggaaaatcgcctacctccgattcggtgtgacggctgaccttgcttgactggcagtttaTGCATgatttcgcccattcccgggcatccttttttatccctggccagacaaacttttcagacagaaggcgagcgatGGTGcttcctgaggggtgtgaaagtccatggatgatatcgaatattttccttcggcAGGAGgttggtacccagggacgtgggcggcccgtgctggtgtcgcaaagaatagttactcctgctggtccgaggggaatcacacttatcttgagcgcggatggccccgtcaggtgatcctgtgcttctcggtcggtgcgttgttcggttgcgagcttGGCgcagtcgattcccaggtggatcgcgtcaatttcaatccttgaaagggcgtccgtgaCTGGGTTCTTCTTTCccgggacgtaacgtatggtgcacccgaattcggcgattgatgcgagatgacgttgttgtcgggaggaccatgcgtccgtcgatttcgtgaaggcgtgtacgaggggttgatggtccgtcgcgattgtgaagggggtaccctccaagatgtgcctgaagtggcggacggcgaggtaaacggcgaggagttccctatcgaaggtgctgtatcttgtttcggcgggtttcaatttcttgctgaagaatgccagcggtcgaggagaaccatcgacgagttgctcaagcacagccccacaggcgacgttgctggcgtcggtcgttagtcgcaggggcgcgttgtcgtcgaaatgagccagggtggtggcattcgcaagggcatccttcgtccgagcgaatgcctgttgctggggcaaaccccacttgagtttttttgcttttcctttcaggacgtcgtcgaggggtgacagggtttgtgcgatgttggggatgaagcgcctgtagtaattgaccattcccaagaactcctgaagttggcgaatggtcgtaggcgttgggaacttcctgatggcgtcgaccttggttgtcatgggttttaccccgcgcgaggatacgcggtgaccaaggaaatccactctctccgcaccgaacgtgcatttgtcgaagcgtacgactaggccgttctcctgtaggcgccttaggacggtgcggacgtgtccccggtgttcctccttggttttcgagaatatcaggatgtcgtcgacgtagcagacgcagaaaggtaggtcacccagaatgctatccattagtcgttggaaggtcgccccggcgttgcgtagaccgaaggttgagtatgcgaaggtgtaggatccg is a genomic window of Palaemon carinicauda isolate YSFRI2023 chromosome 39, ASM3689809v2, whole genome shotgun sequence containing:
- the LOC137631368 gene encoding uncharacterized protein — translated: MEKLTSTKGKVNLLHQGYVYRLDRVLKSGKESWRCVIGTRKGRIYVCGDECTSASDHNHVPDPAKSAASLSIMRLRERAATSNDPPRRIIQETQLNLQPEAVALLPKYHSLQRTVQRKGKCEGLPISAPYGTRINRVNNCIYTEFNMGQEWSIWHV